Part of the Kitasatospora sp. NBC_00374 genome is shown below.
CATCCTGTCCTTCCACGACCTGTGTCTCGTGCGAGCTGACGACGACTGGTACATGGGACAGCTCGATTCCGACGGATCGGTCATCTGCTGGGCTTCCTACGGCTCCGACTTGGGCGAAGCCATCCAGGGGTTGTGACGTATCAGGCGCCCGACCTAACTACTTTCGCAACGCGCCCCTAGTGTCCTGCGCCGGAAATATCAGTCATAAGTCTGTAGTCTGTTTTTCGTGTCGCAACGAGGTCCGAAGGCTGTAGAGATTGTGCTCTCCTCGAAGGAGCGCATTGAGTTGTCGCACTGGGCGGCCGGCGGGGCGGGGGCCCGGCTCGCCGAGCGGGCCGGGATCGTCCTGGCCTGCGCGGACGGAGTGTCAAGTACGCGGGTGGCGGCCGATAGGGGCGTGAATGTGGCGACCGTGCGCAAGTGGCGGGCCCGTTTCGCGGCTGACCGACTGGCGGGCCTTGCGGACGAGCCACGGCCCGGCCGCCGCAAGGCGGAACTTGTACTCACCGAGTCGGAGCGGGAGGAACTGACCCGATGGGCGAGGCGGGCGAAGACGGCCCAGTCCCTCGCGTTGCGGGCCAGGATCGTGCTGCGATGCTCGGAGGGCGGCACGAACAAGCAGGTCGCGGTCGAACTCGGCACCGCCCAGGCGACGGTGAACCGTTGGCGGGCCCGGTTCGTCGAGGACCGCCTGGACGGTCTGGTCGACGAACCGCGCCCCGGCAGGCCACCCTCGATCCTGCTCGACAGGGTCGAGGATGTCGTGGCGGCGACTTTGGAGTCCACACCGAAGCACGCCACCCACTGGTCACGCGCCTCGATGGCCGAACGTACCGGCCTGTCGAAGTCCACCATCGGGCGCATCTGGCAGAAGTTTGACCTCAAGCCGCACCTGCAGGATTCGTTCAAGCTCTCCACCGACGCGCAGTTCGTGGACAAGGTCGTCGACGTCGTCGGGCTCTACCACAACCCGCCGGAGCGGGCGGTGGTGCTCTGTGTCGACGAGAAAAGCCAGATCCAGGCGCTGGACCGATCCCAGCCGGTGCTGCCGATGATGCCCGGCATGCCCGAGCGTCGCACCCACGACTACCTGCGCCATGGCATCACGAGCCTGTTCGCCGCGTTCAACATTGCCGACGGCAGCGTCATCAGTGCTCTGCACCGACGCCACCGCGCCATCGAGTTCAAAAAGTTCCTGATCACGATAGACAAGGCCGTGTCGACCGAGCTCGACGTGCATCTGGTATGCGACAACTACGCCACCCACAAGACCCCCGAGATCCAGAAATGGCTGGCCCGGCATCCCCGGTTCCACGTCCACTTCACCCCGACCGGCTCCTCCTGGATCAACCAGGTCGAGCGCTGGTTCGGCCTGCTGACCGACAAGCTCATCCGCCGCGGCGTCCACACCTCCATCCAGGCTCTCGAGAACGACATCCGCACCTGGATCCAGACCTGGAACGAGGACCCGAAGCCCTTCACCTGGACCAAGACCGCCGACGAGATCCTGAACTCGCTCGCCGACTACCTCACCAAAATCACCCCCAGAGCACCATAAAACCCTAGTGAACTTAGGCTTGGCACTTGCGGCGCAGGACACTAGTGTCCTGCGCCGGAAATATCAGTCATAAGTCTGTAGTCTGTTTTTCGTGTCGCAACGAGGTCCGAAGGCTGTAGAGATTGTGCTCTCCTCGAAGGAGCGCATTGAGTTGTCGCACTGGGCGGCCGGCGGGGCGGGGGCCCGGCTCGCCGAGCGGGCCGGGATCGTCCTGGCCTGCGCGGACGGAGTGTCAAGTACGCGGGTGGCGGCCGATAGGGGCGTGAATGTGGCGACCGTGCGCAAGTGGCGGGCCCGTTTCGCGGCTGACCGACTGGCGGGCCTTGCGGACGAGCCACGGCCCGGCCGCCGCAAGGCGGAACTTGTACTCACCGAGTCGGAGCGGGAGGAACTGACCCGATGGGCGAGGCGGGCGAAGACGGCCCAGTCCCTCGCGTTGCGGGCCAGGATCGTGCTGCGATGCTCGGAGGGCGGCACGAACAAGCAGGTCGCGGTCGAACTCGGCACCGCCCAGGCGACGGTGAACCGTTGGCGGGCCCGGTTCGTCGAGGACCGCCTGGACGGTCTGGTCGACGAACCGCGCCCCGGCAGGCCACCCTCGATCCTGCTCGACAGGGTCGAGGATGTCGTGGCGGCGACTTTGGAGTCCACACCGAAGCACGCCACCCACTGGTCACGCGCCTCGATGGCCGAACGTACCGGCCTGTCGAAGTCCACCATCGGGCGCATCTGGCAGAAGTTTGACCTCAAGCCGCACCTGCAGGATTCGTTCAAGCTCTCCACCGACGCGCAGTTCGTGGACAAGGTCGTCGACGTCGTCGGGCTCTACCACAACCCGCCGGAGCGGGCGGTGGTGCTCTGTGTCGACGAGAAAAGCCAGATCCAGGCGCTGGACCGATCCCAGCCGGTGCTGCCGATGATGCCCGGCATGCCCGAGCGTCGCACCCACGACTACCTGCGCCATGGCATCACGAGCCTGTTCGCCGCGTTCAACATTGCCGACGGCAGCGTCATCAGTGCTCTGCACCGACGCCACCGCGCCATCGAGTTCAAAAAGTTCCTGATCACGATAGACAAGGCCGTGTCGACCGAGCTCGACGTGCATCTGGTATGCGACAACTACGCCACCCACAAGACCCCCGAGATCCAGAAATGGCTGGCCCGGCATCCCCGGTTCCACGTCCACTTCACCCCGACCGGCTCCTCCTGGATCAACCAGGTCGAGCGCTGGTTCGGCCTGCTGACCGACAAGCTCATCCGCCGCGGCGTCCACACCTCCATCCAGGCTCTCGAGAACGACATCCGCACCTGGATCCAGACCTGGAACGAGGACCCGAAGCCCTTCACCTGGACCAAGACCGCCGACGAGATCCTGAACTCGCTCGCCGACTACCTCACCAAAATCACCCCCAGAGCACCATAAAACCCTAGTGAACTTAGGCTTGGCACTTGCGGCGCAGGACACTAGTGTCCTGCGCCGGAAATATCAGTCATAAGTCTGTAGTCTGTTTTTCGTGTCGCAACGAGGTCCGAAGGCTGTAGAGATTGTGCTCTCCTCGAAGGAGCGCATTGAGTTGTCGCACTGGGCGGCCGGCGGGGCGGGGGCCCGGCTCGCCGAGCGGGCCGGGATCGTCCTGGCCTGCGCGGACGGAGTGTCAAGTACGCGGGTGGCGGCCGATAGGGGCGTGAATGTGGCGACCGTGCGCAAGTGGCGGGCCCGTTTCGCGGCTGACCGACTGGCGGGCCTTGCGGACGAGCCACGGCCCGGCCGCCGCAAGGCGGAACTTGTACTCACCGAGTCGGAGCGGGAGGAACTGACCCGATGGGCGAGGCGGGCGAAGACGGCCCAGTCCCTCGCGTTGCGGGCCAGGATCGTGCTGCGATGCTCGGAGGGCGGCACGAACAAGCAGGTCGCGGTCGAACTCGGCACCGCCCAGGCGACGGTGAACCGTTGGCGGGCCCGGTTCGTCGAGGACCGCCTGGACGGTCTGGTCGACGAACCGCGCCCCGGCAGGCCACCCTCGATCCTGCTCGACAGGGTCGAGGATGTCGTGGCGGCGACTTTGGAGTCCACACCGAAGCACGCCACCCACTGGTCACGCGCCTCGATGGCCGAACGTACCGGCCTGTCGAAGTCCACCATCGGGCGCATCTGGCAGAAGTTTGACCTCAAGCCGCACCTGCAGGATTCGTTCAAGCTCTCCACCGACGCGCAGTTCGTGGACAAGGTCGTCGACGTCGTCGGGCTCTACCACAACCCGCCGGAGCGGGCGGTGGTGCTCTGTGTCGACGAGAAAAGCCAGATCCAGGCGCTGGACCGATCCCAGCCGGTGCTGCCGATGATGCCCGGCATGCCCGAGCGTCGCACCCACGACTACCTGCGCCATGGCATCACGAGCCTGTTCGCCGCGTTCAACATTGCCGACGGCAGCGTCATCAGTGCTCTGCACCGACGCCACCGCGCCATCGAGTTCAAAAAGTTCCTGATCACGATAGACAAGGCCGTGTCGACCGAGCTCGACGTGCATCTGGTATGCGACAACTACGCCACCCACAAGACCCCCGAGATCCAGAAATGGCTGGCCCGGCATCCCCGGTTCCACGTCCACTTCACCCCGACCGGCTCCTCCTGGATCAACCAGGTCGAGCGCTGGTTCGGCCTGCTGACCGACAAGCTCATCCGCCGCGGCGTCCACACCTCCATCCAGGCTCTCGAGAACGACATCCGCACCTGGATCCAGACCTGGAACGAGGACCCGAAGCCCTTCACCTGGACCAAGACCGCCGACGAGATCCTGAACTCGCTCGCCGACTACCTCACCAAAATCACCCCCAGAGCACCATAAAACCCTAGTGAACTTAGGCTTGGCACTTGCGGCGCAGGACACTAGTGTCCTGCGCCAGGAATTCGTTCAAGATATGAGGCGAGTCGTTCGAGAATCTCGTCGGCGGTCTTGGTCCAGGTGAACGGGCGGGGGTCCTCGTTCCAGGTCTTGATCCAGGCCCGGATGTCCTTCTCCAGGGCCTGGACGGACTTGTGGACTCCACGTCGGAGCTGCTTGTCCGTCAGCAATGCGAACCATCGCTCGACCTGGTTGAGCCAGGACGAGCTGGTCGGGGTGAAGTGCAGGTGGAACCGGGGGTGGCCGGCCAGCCACTTCTGGATCGCCGGGGTCTTGCGGGTGGCGTAGTTGTCGCAGATCAGGTGCACGTCCAGGTCGGCGGGCACTTCCTTGTCGAGCTTGGCGAGGAACTTCTTGAACTCGGCGGCGCGGTGGCGGCGGTGGAGGGAGCCGAAGCGTCCCGCACTGAACCCGGCGGTCAGACTTCGACGAGACAAACGTCAACCGGCCAAACTCCGCTGAGACTGATCAACGGCGAGACGGGTCAGCGGACACCGGTGTCCTCTGACGGGTGATCGTGACCGATTGCCAAGAGATCTTGACCGGTCGAGCTGGTCTGCGGCCTTGCCCTTGCAGTGTCAGAGTGCCGCAGCCGGGTGGGGTCAAGATTGCCGCGCTGCTGTCTCGCGCCGCTCGAGCCACTCCAGATACCAGGTGCCGAAGGTGTGGCGGCGTCCATGTCCGTCAACGTACGGCTCGAAGGGAGGATTGACGGCACAGTCGCGGTCTCGGAGCTGCCCGCGATGCGGGCCGACCACGATGAGCCAGCCGGTCATCCCGCATCCGTTGTCGCTGATGTGGATCGCACCCCGTCCGCGTTCCACGTGCCAGATCTCGTCGCCGACATCGCCGAAGACCTCGCGGTAATTGTCCAGGTGGCCGTGGTCATCGTCGCGGACGGTGGGCTCGTGGCCTGCGGCGCGAAGGGTCGCCATCTGCTGGCCGGCCCAGTCCTCCGTCTCGACGAACGGCCCGCTCGAATCCAGCAGCCAGGGATGGTCTTCGTCGTCGTCCCAGACCCATCCCCACCTCCCGTTCACCCGGCGCAACGACGTGAGCGATAGCGCCGGTCCGGGGCCGCCTGCCCCGACCTCCGCCAGAAACGTGCGGTACTCCTCGGGAAGCGCGACACCGCACTGCGCTTCCACCTCGGCGATCTCGGCAGCAGTCAGGACCGGTTCGAAGCTGGGGTACCGAGACGGCTCCCGGCCGCGAGCCCGGAGTTCGGCCGCCTCGACCGCAATGACGCGTTCCCGGACCTCCGACCAGTCCATTCGCATGTTCATGGCCCCTCTCGGCAGTGACCATGGACGCTAACCCAGGCCACCGACATCCCAAGGGGCGACTACGCAGCCGAAGAGGCTCGCCAGGCTCGATGAAGTCAACCTCGGCCGTCGCAGCAGCGGCACCACCGTACGCCGGCGCGGCAACCGCCACCGGCTCCCCCAGCACTGGTCAAGATCAAGTGGCAGAAACCTGGCATCAGTCAAGATCACTTGGCAAACGGTCAAGATCGCCTGTCAGGCGACACCTCGAACCAGAATGTTGTGACGGAGCACCGTAGTCTGCGAGTGATCGCTTACT
Proteins encoded:
- a CDS encoding SMI1/KNR4 family protein; this translates as MDWSEVRERVIAVEAAELRARGREPSRYPSFEPVLTAAEIAEVEAQCGVALPEEYRTFLAEVGAGGPGPALSLTSLRRVNGRWGWVWDDDEDHPWLLDSSGPFVETEDWAGQQMATLRAAGHEPTVRDDDHGHLDNYREVFGDVGDEIWHVERGRGAIHISDNGCGMTGWLIVVGPHRGQLRDRDCAVNPPFEPYVDGHGRRHTFGTWYLEWLERRETAARQS
- a CDS encoding IS630 family transposase, which produces MSHWAAGGAGARLAERAGIVLACADGVSSTRVAADRGVNVATVRKWRARFAADRLAGLADEPRPGRRKAELVLTESEREELTRWARRAKTAQSLALRARIVLRCSEGGTNKQVAVELGTAQATVNRWRARFVEDRLDGLVDEPRPGRPPSILLDRVEDVVAATLESTPKHATHWSRASMAERTGLSKSTIGRIWQKFDLKPHLQDSFKLSTDAQFVDKVVDVVGLYHNPPERAVVLCVDEKSQIQALDRSQPVLPMMPGMPERRTHDYLRHGITSLFAAFNIADGSVISALHRRHRAIEFKKFLITIDKAVSTELDVHLVCDNYATHKTPEIQKWLARHPRFHVHFTPTGSSWINQVERWFGLLTDKLIRRGVHTSIQALENDIRTWIQTWNEDPKPFTWTKTADEILNSLADYLTKITPRAP